The segment CACCCTGAGCATTCCCCACGTGCGGTTTCTGGAGGTGCAGGACAGCCGCAACCATATTTTGGTGTACGTCGAGCAGTCTGACGAAAGCACCAACCGCGCCCAGCAGGTGGAGGTGTTTCAGGCGCCGATTCGTCTGCAACAGATTCGACTCGAAAGCGATTTTCTCCAGGAAGGCCTGGCGGCGGCCCCGGCTATTGGCGATGACTACCTGGGGCGGGTTATCGTCGGCATGTCGGACGATGCGTTCAGTCAGCGTCAGCAGGAGATCGTGATCAAGGCCGCCGTGCTGGCGTTGTTCGCACTGCTGTTCACCTTCCTGCTGGCTCGCCGCCTGGCCCTGAGCCTGGCCAAACCCATCAGCGACATGGGCCATGCCGTCAAGGCCATCCAGCAGGGTCACTACGATACGCCCGTTCCGGTGGTGGACGACAGCGAGCTGGGGCATCTGGCCCGGCACATCAATAATCTGGCCCGTGCGCTGGAGCAGGCCAGTACCGAGCAGAAGACAGCCATTGCCGAGCTGATCCAGGCTCGCGAAGAGGCCGAGCAGGCCAACCGCGCCAAGTCCGATTTCCTGGCCATGATGAGCCACGAGCTGCGCACACCGCTCAACGGTGTACTGGGCATGCTGCAATTGCTCGAAACCACCTCGATGAGCAGCGAGCAGGCCGACTACACCGCAGTGGCGAGCGAGTCGACGGGGCATCTGCTGCGGGTCATCAATGACATCCTCGATTTCTCGCGGATTGAACGGGCGGCCTTGCAGCTCGAGCACATCGACTTCAACCTCGGCGAGCTCATCACCCACTGCGTCCAGTCATTCCAGCATGCAGCGCAGCAACAAGGGCTGACGCTGGACTTGAGCCTGGCCGAGAACACCGCCCAGTTGCAGGTGAACGGCGACCCTACCCGGATCCGGCAGATTCTCCTGAACCTGATCGGTAATGCCCTGAAGTTCACCGAACAGGGGCAGGTGCAGGTCGAGGCCCGTTGGCAGGTGATGGATGAGCAGCGCATCTGGCTGACATGCAGCGTGCAGGACACGGGTATCGGCATCGACAACGATCGCCTGGAGATGATGTTCGTCGCGTTCCAGCAGGCCGACAGCTCGATTTCCCGTCGCTACGGCGGCACCGGCTTGGGCCTGTCCATCGCGCGCACCCTGGCCGAACGCATGGGTGGGCACCTGCATGGCCAGAGCCTCGAAGGCCATGGCTCGACCTTTACGCTGGAGATGCCCCTGGCATTGCCAGCATTGACGCGCCGGGCCCGCCACGTTGCGCCGCCCGGCCAGCTTGCCTGGACCGAACCCACCAGGGTATTGCTGGTCGAAGATAATGCCGTCAACCAGAACGTCACCGAGGCCATGTTGCGCAGCCTGGGCGTTGAGGTGAGCACGGCCGATGACGGTCAGCAGGCCGTGGAGCAGGTCAGGCTGCAGCATTTCGCCGCCGTTTTCATGGACTGTGGCCTGCCCTACATGGACGGTTACGAGGCCACGCGTCAATTGCGCCTGCTGACAAACGGCGCGCACGTACCGATCATCGCCCTGACCGCCAATGCGTTGCAGGGTGACCGCGAACGGTGTATTGCCGCAGGGATGGATGACTACCTGAGCAAACCCCTGCGCCGCAGTGAATTGCAGCAGGTGCTGGCGCGCTGGCTGCCAGGACAGGCAACCGCGACTGGCGATAAATGCTAAAGTGCGGCAGTCTTAAACACTGGACAGGACTCCTTTCGGACCTGAAAATAGACATTTCAGTGCACACCTGTACTTCTTTCGACAGGTGCGCTGTGACTTTCACTACAACGCAATAGTCTACCTGTAGGCTGCCGACCCGCTCGCGATGCGTGACGGGCCGGCCGGGAAGATTCATCCCCTGCCGCAGGGGGTTATTGAGGAGCTCGCATGACCAAACAACACGCCTTTACTCGGGAAGACCTGCTGCGCTGCAGTCGCGGTGAGCTGTTCGGCCCAGGTAATGCGCAACTGCCCGCGCCGAACATGCTGATGGTCGATCGCATCACCCACATCAGTGAAGAAGGCGGCAAGTACGGCAAAGGTGAATTGGTCGCCGAGCTGGACATCAATCCTGATCTTTGGTTTTTTGCCTGCCATTTCGAAGGCGACCCCGTGATGCCAGGGTGCCTGGGCCTCGATGCCATGTGGCAGCTGGTCGGCTTTTTCCTGGGCTGGCAAGGCCTGCCGGGCCGCGGTCGTGCACTGGGTTCCGGTGAAGTGAAGTTCTTCGGTCAGGTGCTGCCCACCGCCAAGAACGTCACCTACAACATTCACATCAAGCGCGTGCTCAAAGGCAAGCTGAACATGGCCATCGCCGATGGTTCGGTCAGTGTCGATGGCCGCGAGATCTACACCGCCGAAGGCCTGCGGGTCGGCGTGTTCACCTCCACTGACAACTTCTAAGGGTTATTCGCATGCGCCGCGTCGTTATCACTGGTCTGGGCATCGTGTCGTGCCTGGGCAATGACAAAGCTACCGTCACCGAAAACCTGCGCAACAGCCGTCCGGGTATTCGTTACAACCCGGAATACAAGGAAATGGGGCTGCGTAGCCAGGTTTCCGGCTCCATCGACCTCAATCTCGAGGAACTGATCGACCGCAAGGTCTTCCGTTTCGTCGGGCATGCGGCTGCCTACGCCTATCTGGCGATGCAGGACGCCATCAAGGACTCCGGCCTGACCGAAGAGCAGGTCTCCAGCCCGCGTACCGGCCTGGTTGCCGGCTCCGGTGGTGCATCGACCCTGAACCAGATGGAAGCGCTGGATACCCTGCGCGAAAAAGGCGTCAAACGTGTAGGCCCCTACCGGGTAACTCGCACCATGGGCAGCACTGTTTCGGCGTGCCTGGCGACGCCGTTCAAGATCAAGGGCATCAACTACTCGATCTCTTCTGCCTGCGCTACATCGGCCCACTGCATTGGTACTGCACTGGAGCAGATCCAGTGGGGAAAGCAGGACATCGTGTTCGCCGGCGGCGGTGAAGAAGAGCACTGGAGCCAGTCGTTCCTGTTCGATGCCATGGGCGCCCTGTCGACCAAGCGCAACGAAACCCCGGAACTGGCCTCGCGTGCCTATGACGCAGACCGCGATGGCTTCGTCATCGCCGGTGGCGGTGGCATGGTGGTGGTCGAAGAGCTGGAACATGCGCTGGCCCGTGGCGCCAAGATTTACGCCGAGATCGTCGGCTATGGCGCCACCTCCGACGGCTATGACATGGTCGCCCCAAGCGGCGAAGGCGCCATCCGCTGCATGCAGCAGGCGCTGTCGACCGTCGATACCCCGATCGACTACCTGAACACCCACGGCACCTCTACCCCAGTGGGCGACGTTGCCGAAATGAAGGGCGTTCGTGAAGTGTTCGGCGAAAATGCACCGAAGATCAGCTCGACCAAGAGCTTGTCCGGTCACTCCCTGGGGGCTGCCGGTGTACACGAGGCGATCTACTGCCTGCTGATGATGGAGAACAACTTCATCGCCGGCTCGGCCAACATCGACGAACTGGACCCGGCGGTCGCTGACTTGCCAATCCTGCGCAAGACCGAAGAAAATGCCAAGATCGATACGGTCATGAGCAACAGCTTCGGTTTCGGCGGCACCAACGCCACCCTGGTGCTCAAGCGCTGGGAAGGCAAGTGATTCGCTGACGCGCCAATAGAAAACGCCCCGACTGGTTCGGGGCGTTTTCATTTACGTTGTAAAAAAGATCCCATGGGGCACGACGGGACCTGTGTCATTTCCCCTTGGGCAGTACAGCCAGGAAGTTGTCCTTGGCCACGCGCCTGGCCACGTCCTCGGGCAAGGCATCCAGAAATGACCTGAAACTGTCCATCTCCTTCCCCAGGCTATCGAAGCGGCCGACCACATCCGAGCCCAGCATGAACCGCGTCGGATACCGCTTTACCAGCGCCAGCCAGGGTTCGCGTGGGACGCCTTGCTCATCGAGCAGGTAGGGCTTGAGCACACTCCACGACAGGTCCACATACAGGTTCGGGTAATCTTCGAGCAATCGCGTCAGCACGGGCAGCAGAAAATCCATCTGTGTCTGGTGCCGGTGAATTTCCATGCTGCTGCCAGCGTGTGCCCAGATGAAGCGCGTATGCGGATGATTGCGCAGGGGCTCTTCGATCTCGGCCAGGTACAAAGGGTTACGCTCGCGCTTGGAGGTGATATTGGAATGCAACAGCACCGGCAGGTCGCGCTCGGCGGCCAGGTGATAGACCCGCGTCATGGCTTCGTTGTTGGCACGCGGGGTTTCACCGCTGGTCAACGCCGTCAGGTCATCGTGACGTGTGAATACCTCGCCGATACCCTGCCAGAGGCCTGGATAAAGGTCGAGCATGCGCTCGATATGGCTCACGGCATTCTTGTCGACTGGATTGAAGCCGGTCAGGAAGGGGTGAAATCGCTTGCGCTGTTCGCCCGACAACTGCTGCAGCGCCGCTGCCACGTAAGTATCGGTGGCACTGTACCAATAGGCGTCGGCATCGTCGCCGGCGTAATAGCGGGGGCGCTTGGGCTCGTCTTCATGCCATTTCTTGGCAACGGGGATGCCGGAGATCATCGACTGATCGATGCCTGCAGCGTCCATGGCCCTGAGCAGCGCCGGCATACCTTCGGATTCCTGAAAGAAATCCACGTAATGCAGGTGCGCATCGCTGTAGCGGTATTCACGGGCCTCGGCACCTGGGCCAAGCCAGGCGGTCAACGCTACGCAGGCCAGTGCTCTGGCGATCATGGTTGGCTTCCTTGTAAGGGGCAAACCTACTAGACCTGCAAGGGCAGCGTGCGGTTCGCCAGCCCTGCCATCAACGCAGCGCTGGCAATCGCTCCGGTCACGTGCGCGCTAGCGCTGGAATACCTCGGCCAGCAGGTTGTGCATTGCGCGGAAGGCCCGCTCGGAGGTGCGCCGGTCGTACTGCGTCTTGCCAGGCACGTTGGCATCCGGGTCAGTGAACGAATGCACCGCACCGCCATAGCTCACCAGTTGCCAATCGACTTTGGCGGCGTTCATTTCATTTTCGAACGCCGGGAGCTGCTCTTGGGGCACCAAGGGGTCGGATGCGCCATGCAGCACCAGGACCGAGCCCTTGATGCGTTTGGCATCCTCAGGATCAGGCGTGTCCAGTGTGCCATGGAAGGAGATCGCTGCTCGCAGATCAGCCCCCGCGCGCGCCAGTTCGAGCGCACAGCATCCCCCGAAGCAGAACCCGAAGGTCGCCACCTTGCCGGGGCTCAGCGGCGCCTTGGACTGGCCCAGCAACTGGGCAAGGGCGCCTTCCATGCGCCTGCGCAACTCGGCGCGGTCTTCTTTGAGCGGCATCATTGCAGCGCCCGCCTCATCGGCATTCGCCGGGCGAACGGTCTGACCATAGAGATCGACGAGCAGCACCACATAACCTTGCGCTGCCACTTCCTTGGCGATGCGCTCGGCCCCTTCGGTCACGCCCATCCAGTTGGGCGCCATCACCAGGCCAGGCCGACCCAAGGCGCCGGGCTCATAGGCCAAACGGCTCTCGAAGGTCTTGCCGGACAGGTGATGGACCAGGGATTCGACGACTACCTTGCTCATGCTGTACTCCTTAAGGCTGCACCATGAAAAAAGCCCGCCGAAGCGGGCTTTAGCCATACGTCAATTCAAGCAGACAACTCGACCAACAGCTTGTTCAGGCGCCGGACGTAGGCTGCGGGATCTTTCAGACTGTCACCGGCTGCCAGCGCGGCCTGGTCGAACAGAATGTGCGACAGCTCGGCGAAGCGGTCCTCGCTCTGTTCGTGATCGAGCTTCTCGATCAGCGGGTGGGTCGGGTTGAACTCGAAGATGGGCTTGGAATCGGGCACTTTCTGGCCGCTGGCTTCCAGAATCTGGCGCATCTGCAGCCCCAGGTCCTGTTCGCCGATGGCCAGAATGGCTGGCGAATCCGTCAGGCGATGGGAGACGCGGACCTCGGCGACGTTTTCGCCCAATGCGCTTTTCAGGCGCTCTACCAGGCCTTCCTTATCCTTGGCGACTTCTTCCTGGGCCTTTTTGTCTTCTTCGGTATCCAGTTTGCCTAGGTCCAGATCGCCACGGGCCACATCCACGAACGCCTTGCCGTCGAATTCGTTCAGGTAGCTCATCAGCCACTCGTCGATGCGGTCGGTCAGCAGCAACACTTCGATGCCTTTCTTGCGGAAGACTTCGAGGTGCGGGCTGTTCTTGACCTGCGCGTAGGACTCGCCGGTGAGGTAGTAGATCTTGTCCTGCCCTTCCTTGGCGCGGGCCAGGTAGTCGGCCAGCGACACGCTCTGCTCGCCGCTTTCGTCGTGGGTAGACGCGAAGCGCAACAGGCCAGCGATCTTTTCCTTGTTGGCAAAGTCTTCGGCCGGGCCCTCTTTCAACACCTGACCGAAGTTCTTCCAGAAGCTCTTGTACTGCTCTGGCTCGTTCTTGGACAGTTTTTCGAGCATGTCCAGCACGCGCTTGGTCAACGCGGTCTTCATCGAATCAATGATCGGGTCTTTCTGCAGGATTTCCCGCGACACGTTCAGCGACAAGTCGTTGGAATCCACCACACCCTTGATGAAGCGCAGGTAAAGCGGCAGGAACGACTCGGCCTGATCCATGATGAACACGCGCTGAACGTACAGCTTCAAGCCACGCGGCGCTTCACGCTGGTACAGGTCGAACGGGGCGCGGGCAGGCACGTACAGCAGCGAGTTGTATTCAAGCTTGCCTTCGACCTTGTTATGGCTCCAGGCCAACGGGTTTTCGAAGTCATGGCCGATGTGCTTGTAGAACTCCTGATATTCCTCGTCCTTGATCTCGGTACGCGGACGGGTCCACAGGGCGCTTGCACGGTTGACGGTTTCCCACTCTTGGGCTGGCTGCTCTTCGCCTTCGGCTGCTGTCTGTTCCTTGGGCAACTGAATTGGCAGGGCAATGTGATCGGAGTACTTCTTGACCACGTTGCGCAGGCGCCAGCCATCGGCGAATTCCAGCTCGTCCTTTTTCAGGTGCAGAACAATGCGGGTACCGCGCTCAGGCTTGTCGATGGTCGCGACTTCAAACTCGCCCTCGCCCTTGGACGACCAGTGCACGCCTTCGCTGGCGGGCTGGCCCGCGCGACGGCTGTAGACATCGACCTGATCAGCCACGATGAATGCCGAGTAGAAGCCCACGCCAAACTGACCGATCAGGTGCGAGTCTTTCTTCTGATCGCCGGTGAGGTTCTTCATGAAGTCGGCAGTGCCGGATTTGGCAATGGTACCCAGGTGAGCGATGACGTCGTCGCGGCTCATGCCGATGCCGTTGTCCTCGAGGGTGACCGTACCGGCCTCCTTGTCGAAGCTCAGTCGAATCTTCAGGTCCGCATCGCCTTCGAGCAGTTCGGGCTTTGCCAGCGCCTCGAAACGCAGCTTATCGGAGGCGTCGGAGGCGTTGGAGATCAGTTCGCGCAGGAAGATCTCCTTGTTCGAGTACAAGGAATGGATCATGAGGTGCAGCAGTTGCTTCACCTCGGTCTGGAAGCCCAGCGTTTCTTTTTGAGTCTCCACGCTCATGTTCTTCAAACTCCGATCAGATGACAGTGGTCGCCAAGCGGCATGGATGGCTGCGTTGGCGGCGGATGTCATGCAGATGGGGGCTGCCGAATTGATTTCAAGGGCTTGCCCGATTCGATCTTCAAATCCGAGCAGGTCGTGGCAAGCTGCTTGGCCGCCCTGCTTGCCGCAGGCGGTGTATCGTTTCCAGGTTCAGACGGGTGCGGATACTGACGCAACGAAAAGACGTGCATGTGCGTACCTGCCGTGCACTGCCATACTGGCGGAGTTGCAGTTGCCCGCGGCCGTTAACCCGCCTTAGTGCGAAACAATCGCCATGGCCGGAAGTTCAGTTTCAAGATATTTAATATCTGCGTAATGACGGTGGAACTAATCCAGCAGGGCCCGACTCGAAGCATCAAGTCAACTTATTCCACCAAGGAGAGACACCCTCATGCGTAAACCATTTGCTTTTGCTCTGATGCTGGCTGCTGCCATGGGCCTGGCTGCTTGCGATAAAGCGAGCGAAGACAAAGCCCA is part of the Pseudomonas parafulva genome and harbors:
- a CDS encoding ATP-binding protein, which encodes MTKGLNWDIHTRTQIISLGPALLLTLLLISFFTFVRIQDLRQELNHTGQLIANQLAPASEYGVISGNNEVLEGLMRATLSIPHVRFLEVQDSRNHILVYVEQSDESTNRAQQVEVFQAPIRLQQIRLESDFLQEGLAAAPAIGDDYLGRVIVGMSDDAFSQRQQEIVIKAAVLALFALLFTFLLARRLALSLAKPISDMGHAVKAIQQGHYDTPVPVVDDSELGHLARHINNLARALEQASTEQKTAIAELIQAREEAEQANRAKSDFLAMMSHELRTPLNGVLGMLQLLETTSMSSEQADYTAVASESTGHLLRVINDILDFSRIERAALQLEHIDFNLGELITHCVQSFQHAAQQQGLTLDLSLAENTAQLQVNGDPTRIRQILLNLIGNALKFTEQGQVQVEARWQVMDEQRIWLTCSVQDTGIGIDNDRLEMMFVAFQQADSSISRRYGGTGLGLSIARTLAERMGGHLHGQSLEGHGSTFTLEMPLALPALTRRARHVAPPGQLAWTEPTRVLLVEDNAVNQNVTEAMLRSLGVEVSTADDGQQAVEQVRLQHFAAVFMDCGLPYMDGYEATRQLRLLTNGAHVPIIALTANALQGDRERCIAAGMDDYLSKPLRRSELQQVLARWLPGQATATGDKC
- the fabA gene encoding 3-hydroxyacyl-[acyl-carrier-protein] dehydratase FabA; translation: MTKQHAFTREDLLRCSRGELFGPGNAQLPAPNMLMVDRITHISEEGGKYGKGELVAELDINPDLWFFACHFEGDPVMPGCLGLDAMWQLVGFFLGWQGLPGRGRALGSGEVKFFGQVLPTAKNVTYNIHIKRVLKGKLNMAIADGSVSVDGREIYTAEGLRVGVFTSTDNF
- the fabB gene encoding beta-ketoacyl-ACP synthase I translates to MRRVVITGLGIVSCLGNDKATVTENLRNSRPGIRYNPEYKEMGLRSQVSGSIDLNLEELIDRKVFRFVGHAAAYAYLAMQDAIKDSGLTEEQVSSPRTGLVAGSGGASTLNQMEALDTLREKGVKRVGPYRVTRTMGSTVSACLATPFKIKGINYSISSACATSAHCIGTALEQIQWGKQDIVFAGGGEEEHWSQSFLFDAMGALSTKRNETPELASRAYDADRDGFVIAGGGGMVVVEELEHALARGAKIYAEIVGYGATSDGYDMVAPSGEGAIRCMQQALSTVDTPIDYLNTHGTSTPVGDVAEMKGVREVFGENAPKISSTKSLSGHSLGAAGVHEAIYCLLMMENNFIAGSANIDELDPAVADLPILRKTEENAKIDTVMSNSFGFGGTNATLVLKRWEGK
- a CDS encoding amidohydrolase family protein, which produces MIARALACVALTAWLGPGAEAREYRYSDAHLHYVDFFQESEGMPALLRAMDAAGIDQSMISGIPVAKKWHEDEPKRPRYYAGDDADAYWYSATDTYVAAALQQLSGEQRKRFHPFLTGFNPVDKNAVSHIERMLDLYPGLWQGIGEVFTRHDDLTALTSGETPRANNEAMTRVYHLAAERDLPVLLHSNITSKRERNPLYLAEIEEPLRNHPHTRFIWAHAGSSMEIHRHQTQMDFLLPVLTRLLEDYPNLYVDLSWSVLKPYLLDEQGVPREPWLALVKRYPTRFMLGSDVVGRFDSLGKEMDSFRSFLDALPEDVARRVAKDNFLAVLPKGK
- a CDS encoding dienelactone hydrolase family protein; its protein translation is MSKVVVESLVHHLSGKTFESRLAYEPGALGRPGLVMAPNWMGVTEGAERIAKEVAAQGYVVLLVDLYGQTVRPANADEAGAAMMPLKEDRAELRRRMEGALAQLLGQSKAPLSPGKVATFGFCFGGCCALELARAGADLRAAISFHGTLDTPDPEDAKRIKGSVLVLHGASDPLVPQEQLPAFENEMNAAKVDWQLVSYGGAVHSFTDPDANVPGKTQYDRRTSERAFRAMHNLLAEVFQR
- the htpG gene encoding molecular chaperone HtpG; the encoded protein is MSVETQKETLGFQTEVKQLLHLMIHSLYSNKEIFLRELISNASDASDKLRFEALAKPELLEGDADLKIRLSFDKEAGTVTLEDNGIGMSRDDVIAHLGTIAKSGTADFMKNLTGDQKKDSHLIGQFGVGFYSAFIVADQVDVYSRRAGQPASEGVHWSSKGEGEFEVATIDKPERGTRIVLHLKKDELEFADGWRLRNVVKKYSDHIALPIQLPKEQTAAEGEEQPAQEWETVNRASALWTRPRTEIKDEEYQEFYKHIGHDFENPLAWSHNKVEGKLEYNSLLYVPARAPFDLYQREAPRGLKLYVQRVFIMDQAESFLPLYLRFIKGVVDSNDLSLNVSREILQKDPIIDSMKTALTKRVLDMLEKLSKNEPEQYKSFWKNFGQVLKEGPAEDFANKEKIAGLLRFASTHDESGEQSVSLADYLARAKEGQDKIYYLTGESYAQVKNSPHLEVFRKKGIEVLLLTDRIDEWLMSYLNEFDGKAFVDVARGDLDLGKLDTEEDKKAQEEVAKDKEGLVERLKSALGENVAEVRVSHRLTDSPAILAIGEQDLGLQMRQILEASGQKVPDSKPIFEFNPTHPLIEKLDHEQSEDRFAELSHILFDQAALAAGDSLKDPAAYVRRLNKLLVELSA